The stretch of DNA ATCATCTGAAAACTCTTATAGATGAAGGAAAAGTTTCGGAGAAGGATGTAACCGAGGCGGCTCGGGCAATTCTGAAAATAAAATATAAGTTAGGACTGTTTGAAGATCCGTATAGATATTGTGACGCCAACAGAGAGAAAACCGATATTCTCACGCCTGCAAATAAAGAGGCTGCCCGGGACATGGCACGTAAATCGATGGTTCTTTTAAAGAATGACAAGCAGATTTTACCATTGAAAGAAAATAAGAGAATAGCACTGATTGGTCCTTTGGCGAAAGATAAATATGAAATATTGGGTTGTTGGTCTGCAATGGGAAATCGTGATACGATTCCCGTAAGTGTGTATGATGGTTTGGTTGAAGCCATCGGTAAAGACAAAATGTCTTATGCCAAAGGCTGCGATATCCAGAGTGATGATACGAAAGGGTTTGCCGAAGCTGTTAGAGTAGCTTCCGCTTCTGATGTTGTGGTGATGGTGATGGGTGAGTTTCATAATATGTCTGGAGAAAATAATTCCCGCACAAACTTATCACTTCCCGGTGTTCAAGTGGATTTGCTCAAAGCGATAAAAAAGACCGGAAAGCCTGTCGTTCTTGTATTGATGAATGGACGGCCGTTGACTATAAATTGGGAAAAGGATAACTTGGATGCAATCTTGGAGGCTTGGTTTCCCGGTACAATGGGTGGCGCAGCTATTGCTGATGTGCTCACAGGGAAATATAATCCGTCAGGAAAACTAACAATGACATTCCCTCAAAATGTAGGACAAATACCTTTATTCTATAATCACAAGAATACGGGTCGTCCTTATGATCCCAATGTTCCTCAGTTTGCATATGGATCTCGTTATTGGGACGTTTCTAACGAACCTCTTTATCCATTTGGATATGGACTGAGCTATACAACATTTACCTATTCAGACTTAACGTTATCGTCAAAAGAGATAACAAAAGACAGTCCGCTTAAAGTAAGTGTAAAACTTACCAACTCGGGCGAATATGACGGAGAGGAAGTTGTACAGCTTTACACGCGTGATCTGGTAGGAAGCGTTACGCGCCCTGTGAAAGAATTGAAAGTATTCAAAAAAGTATTCTTGAAAGCCGGCGAGTCGAAAGTAATAGACTTTACCTTATCTGTGAATGATTTGAGATTCTATAACTCACAGCTTGAGTATGTCTACGAGCCGGGAGACTTCCATCTTTTTGTGGGCGGAAGTTCGGATACGAAATTAAAAACAGAATTTACATTAAAATAGCAATATGAAGAAACTTATTACAACTGTTTTGCTTGGGTGTACCCTGATCGCTAATGCACAGCAGAACCAAAACACAAAGATGGATCGCTTTATAGATGATCTGATGAGCAAAATGACTATTGAAGAGAAAATAGGTCAGCTCAACTTGCCCGGTTCGGGAGATATTGTAACAGGACAGGCAAAGAATAGCGATATTGCAGGCAAGATTAAAAAAGGGCTTGTTGGAGGCCTTTTCAATATAAAAGGTGTTGAAAAAATAAAAGATGTGCAACGGGTTGCCGTCGAAGAAAGCCGTTTAGGGATTCCTCTTATTTTTGGGATGGATGTTATTCACGGATACGAAACGGTATTTCCAATTCCATTGGGGTTGTCTTGTTCTTGGGATATGGATGCTGTTGAAAAATCAGCACGCATAGCAGCGATCGAGGCCAGTGCCGATGGTATTTGCTGGACATTCAGCCCGATGGTGGATATATCGAGAGATCCTCGCTGGGGACGTGTATCTGAAGGCAATGGCGAAGACCCTTACTTAGGCGGGCAAATAGCCAAAGCTATGGTAAGAGGGTATCAGGGAGTAGGAGACAAAACGTTTACGTCTAACAATCAGATTATGTCCTGTGTAAAACATTATGCACTGTATGGGGCAGGAGAAGCCGGACGAGATTATAATACGGTAGACATGAGTCGCCAGCGCATGTATAATGAATATTTCTACCCATATCAGGCAGCAGTAGAAGCAGGTGTAGGTAGCGTAATGGCATCATTCAACGAAGTAGACGGAGTTCCGGCTACAGGCAACAAGTGGCTGATGACAGATGTGTTGCGCAAACAATGGGGATTCAATGGGTTTGTGGTAACAGACTTTACAGGGATCAACGAAATGGTAGATCATGGTATCGGCGATTTGCAAACCGTATCGGCTCGTGCACTTCGTGCTGGTATCGATATGGATATGGTTGGTGAAGGTTTTCTTACAACTTTGAAGAAGTCGTTAGATGAAGGGAAGATAACCGAAGCAAATGTAAATAGGGCATGTCGTCTTGTCCTTGAAGCAAAATATAAGTTAGGATTATTTACCGACCCTTATAAATATTGCGATGTGAACAGGGTAAAGAAAGAAGTATATACACCCGAACATCGTGCTCTTGCCCGTAAGATAGCAGCAGAAAGCTTTGTTTTGCTCAAAAATGACAATGTATTGCCTTTGAGTAAAAAAGGTACGATTGCCGTTGTTGGACCATTAGGAAATACCCGTGAAAATATGCCCGGAACATGGAGTGTAGCAGCAGATTTCAATAAAGCTACAACAGTCGTTGACGGACTAAAAGCGGTTGTTGGCAACAAAGCGAATGTAGTTTATGCAAAAGGTAGTAATTTAACTACCGACCCGGTGTTGGAACAAAGAGCAACTCTTTTTGGAAGGGACTTGCAGCGTGATGGACGTACAGAAGAAGAATTAAGAAATGAAGCATTACAAATAGCAAAGAATGCAGATGTAATTATAGCTGCATTGGGCGAATCGTCAGAGTATAGCGGCGAGTCGAGCAGCCGTTCCGAAATTGGCATTCCTGATATTCAACAACGCTTGTTAAAGGAGTTATTGAAAACAGGTAAACCTGTCGTTTTAGTATTGTTTACAGGCCGTCCGTTGACTCTTACATGGGAAAATGAAAATGTTCCTGCAATACTCAACGTGTGGTTTGGCGGAACCGAAGCCGCTTATGCAATTGGAGATGTTCTGTTTGGAGATGTAAATCCGAGTGGAAAGCTTACTACCACATTCCCTCAGAATGTAGGACAAATTCCATTATATTACAATCATAAAAATACAGGTCGTCCATTAGCCGACGGTAAATGGTTCGAAAAATTCCGCAGCAATTATCTTGACGTATCAAACGATCCTTTGTATCCGTTCGGGTTTGGACTTAGCTACAGTAAATTCGACTATAGTGATGTGAAACTTAGTTCGACACAGATAGATGCAAATGGAGAATTAATGGCGAGTGTGACAGTAACGAATAAGAGTAAAGTAGACGGAGCGGAAATAGTGCAACTATATATTCGCGATGTTGTGGGAAGTGTAACCCGTCCGGTAAAAGAACTGAAAGGTTTTGAGAAAGTTTTCATCAAAGCGGGAGAATCTAAGACAGTCGATTTTAAGATAACACCCGAAATGTTGAAGTTCTATGACTATGATCTTAACTTTGTTTTCGAACCCGGAGACTTTGATGTGATGATCGGGGGCAATAGCCGTGATGTGAAAAATGCCAGATTTACGTTGAAATAATGAATCTTATGAAAATAATACAGGCTATTTTTGTCTCCGGACTTGCTCTCTGTCTATTAAACTGTGCTAATAATAAAGATAAAAATGTAGCAGTGGAAGCTTCTGCAATATCTGATGAAGCATTAATAGATACAGTCCAGCGGAAGACATTCCAATATTTCTGGGATGGGGCAGAGCCTATGAGCGGTATGGCTCGTGAACGTTTCCATGTAGATGGAGACTATGGCAAATATGACAAAAATACCGTGACATCAGGTGGTAGTGGTTTTGGGATAATGGCTATTATCTCCGGCATAGAGCGAGGATATATCACCAGAGCACAAGGCTTAGAAAGATTTAATAAGATAATTGGTTTTCTCGAAAAAGCAGATTCTTTTCATGGTGTATTTCCTCACTGGTGGAATGGAGAAACAGGTAAAGTAGTAGGGTTCAGTGATAAAGACAATGGTGGAGATTTGGTGGAAACGTCATTCCTTTTTCAAGGTCTTCTTGCTGTGCACCAATATTATATAAACGGAACACATGAAGAAAAAGCTCTTGCGGCACGTATCGATAAACTTTGGAAGGCTGTAGACTGGAATTGGCATCGCAATGGTACAAACCAATTGTACTGGCACTGGAGTCCTGAGCATTCTTGGGAAATGAATTTTTCTATACATGGTTATAATGAATGTCTTATAACATTTATTCTTGCCGCTTCATCTCCTACTCATGGTGTTCCTGCAAGTGTGTATGAGCAAGGATGGGGGGAGAATGGAAAGATTATCGGCCCGCATGAGGTAGAAGGTTACAAGTTGAATATGCGTTATCAGGGTACAGAGGTAGGGCCTTTGTTCTGGGCACATTATTCTTTCTTAGGCTTAGACCCAAGAGGACTAAAGGATAAGTATGCAGATTATTTTGAAGAAATGAAAAATTATACGCTGATAAACAGGGCGTATTGCATCCGAAACCCGAAAGGATATAAAGGTTATGGTGATGACTGTTGGGGGCTGACTGCCAGCTATTCGGTAAAAGGATATGCGGCTCATGAGCCAACCGAAAGAGGAGATCTTGGCGTGATAACGCCTACTGCCGCACTATCTTCTATTGTTTATACTCCCGAAGAGTCGATGAAGGTGATGAGGAAACTGTATAGTATGAGAGATAAATTGATGGGGCCTTATGGTTTTTATGATGCTTTTAGTGAAACTGACAACTGGTATCCTCAGAAGTATTTGGCAATAGATCAGGGTACAACTGTGGTGATGCTGGAAAATTACCGAACAGAATTATTGTGGAATCTGTTTATGAGTCATCCGGATGTTCAAAACGGACTGAAGAAATTGGGATATGAATCCCCTCATTTGAAGTAATGTGTTATTTTAAGATATGAAAAGATTAAGTATATTATTGTTATTTATTACAGCGACTTTCTGGCTGTCGGCACAGCAAAAAACGTATTGTAATCCTATCAATATTGATTATGGATATGGCCCTATTCCCAACTTTCTGACATGGGGAAAGCATCGTGCCACGGCAGATCCTGCAATTGTGAATTATAAAGGAGATTACTATCTGTTTTCTACCAATCAAACAGGGTATTGGTGGAGTAGCGATATGTCTGACTGGCATTTTGTATCACGTCATTTTCTTACACAAGAGGCTATTGACAATACGCCAAATAAGTGGGATGATCTTTGTGCCCCAGCAGCATGGGTACAAGGCGACTCGCTCTGTGTGTTCGGTTCTACTTATTCTCGCCTTTTTCCTATTTGGGTGAGTACCAATCCCAAGGGCAATGAGTGGAGTAAAGCCGTAGAACGATTCGATATCGGGGGCTGGGATCCAGCTTTCTTTATTGACGATGACGAGCGTCTTTATATGTATAACGGGAGTAGCAATGTATATCCATTGTATGGCATAGAACTCAATCGCAGTAATTTTCAACCCATAGGAACACGCAAGGAACTCTTGCTGCTTGATGATGAGCGCATCGGTTGGCATCGGTTTGGAGAACATATGGATAATACTTTCCTAAAGCCGTTTATGGAAGGTGCATGGATGACAAAGCATAATGGAAAATATTACCTGCAATGGGGTGGTCCGGGTACTGAATTTAGTCACTATGGAGACGGTGTAGCAGTCAGTGACGGTCCTCTAGGATACTTTGAGCATGTATCTCTCCCGCTAAGTATGAAGGCCGGAGGTTTTATAAGAGGTGCGGGACATGGAGCTACATTTCAGGACAATTGGAAAAACTACTGGCATACCTCGACAATGGTGATCAATGTAAAAAATAATTTTGAGCGTCGCATCGGTATCTGGCCTGCCGGATTCGATAACGATGATGTCATGTATTGTAATACTGCATTTGGAGACTATCCTCACTATTTACCAAATGGTGAAGCAGATCATTTGCAGAGCCGATTTACCGGTTGGATGCTGTTGAACTATAATAAGCCGGTGCAAGTATCATCTACCCTTGGGGCTTTTTATGCAAATAACATAGTGGACGAAAATGTGAAAACATATTGGAGTGCTCAGACAGCGAACAAAGGAGAATGGCTGATTTCCGATCTGGGGCAAATTTCTACTGTACACGCCATACAGATTAACTATGCCGATCAGGATGTAGAGCTTATGGGCAAGCAAACAGGAACATATCATCAGTATATGATTTATTATTCTTTGGACGGGAAGAAGTGGAGCGTGCTGATTGATAAAAGTAAAAATCAGAAAGATGTGCCTCACGATTATGTGGAGTTGGCAAAACCTGTTGAGGCTCGTTATCTGAAGCTTGAGAATATACATATGCCGACCGGTAAATTTGCAATATCAGGATTCAGAGCTTTTGGACTAGGAAAAGGTGATAAGCCCAAAGCAGTGGGAGACTTCATTGTTTTACGGTCAGATATGACAGACAAACGTAACGGGTGGCTGAAGTGGAAACCTGTAGACGGAGCTTATGCTTATAATATATACATCGGGCAAGAGCCAGATAAACTCTATAACTGTGTAATGGTATATAATGTAAATGAATACTATTATCCGGGTATGGATAAAACAAAGCCTTACTATTTTGCGATAGAGGCTATTAATGAGAACGGCACATCTGAGTGGACTAGGGCTCAGGCTTTATAAAGGATTTTTTGGTAGTTTTAGTTGTAACTAAAAAACACTCGTAGTGATTTATGCGCTACGAGTGTTTTGTTTTTAGAAACAATGAGAATATTGTATTTCTATTCTGAATAGTTTTTTAAGATATCAGTTCTCCCAATATTTTTCTATTTCTTCCAATGTTTTCCCTGTTGTTTCAGGCACTAGCTTCCATACAATCAGAATGTAAGGAACACACATCACTGCAAAAAGTATAAATGTGCCTTCGGGGTGCAGATTGTCCAAGAACCAAGGCGTTAATTGCCCAATCAGATATGTGCCTATCCATAATGAGAATCCGGCGATTGACATAGCCAGACCACGCACTTTGATAGGATACATTTCGGATAATAACACCCAAATAACAGCACAAATAGATACCGCACAGAAAAAGATGTATGCAAGGAAGAATACCAACAAGAATATGTTTGATATACCCAAATCATTTCCTTTGATGAAATAAAACGCAATAAGAAGAAGCGAAACGATCATGCCCGATACTCCATAGTAAACCAGTTTCTTTCGTCCTACTTTGTCTATAATGAATATTGCCAGAATTGTTGTTAGCATGTTTACTAATCCTACAATCACCTGATAAAATAATGAGTCATCTCCTGATAAACCGCTACTCTCAAAAATGGAAGGGCCATAATAAAGAACCGCATTCACTCCCATAAACTGTCCTAACATAGCTATCGCTACACCTATAAGCACAGCCTTCATTATACCGGGTTTGAGAAGTAATCGCCAATTTGCTTTCGTTTCGCTACCTACTACTCTTTTTGTTTCGTTCATTTCATGTATTGCCGACTCTGTAGAACCATAGATGTGTGCCAAAATAGACTTAGCCTTTGTTTCTTTATTTTTTAATATCAGCCATCTCGGACTTTCGGGTATGAAGAAAATCACAATAAAGAATAATATTGCAGGTATAGCTGCCATACCCAGCATACCACGCCATACTTCGCTATGAAATATATAATATAATGTTGGATTCGTAAGTTGTTCTGCTCCGTTTGCTGAATAATTAAGTAGCCCGTAGTTTACCAGATATGCTCCTAAAAAACCTACTGTTACTGCTAACTGGTACAGTGAAACTAATCGCCCTCTGTATTCGGCAACTGAGATTTCTGAGATATAAAGCGGAGAAATAATCGATACCACACCGATACCTATACCTCCAATAATGCGAGCTATTACCAAATGATCGAAGTCGGATGAGATGGCACATCCAAAAGCTGATATAGTGAAGAGAATAGCTGCTACCAATAGTGTCCTTTTACGACCAAAATTATCACTGAGAACCCCTGCGCTCATCACTCCGAGTATAGAGCCCACAAGAGCACAGCCGACATACCAGCCTTGAGAAAGAGAATCTAACGAAAATTGTGCAGACACCTGCGCTATTGTTCCTGATATTACAGCAGTGTCGTACCCAAAAAGGAAACCTCCTAATGCTGCAACAACAGATAAGAAGCTGATGTACCTTATATTTATACTAGAATTCATAAAACTAATTTTTGTTATTATTTTATATCAAAATATTCTTTATACCTGTTATACAAATGTCCTGCCTGAAGATATGCAGACTGTGGACTCATAAAATGAGAAAACTCGAAGGTGATAGCTTTATCATAATTGGCTCGTTTGGCAGCTTCAAGTTTCATCCTAAGTTTATCAAACTTGATCGGTAAAAATTTGATAGGCATATCCCTGTCAAAGGTTTCTGCATTTGTCCAACACTTCAATCCGTATTTATCTGCCAATTTCTTATTCACCTCAAAGAATGCGTCTAACTCGTCATAGTCAATATGCCCATCTTGAAAGGCGCATGCATCAACAGAGCCTTTTATCCCGTCAAAGATTTCTCCCCATTCTTTTTCATGTTCTTGTACCGAAACCGATTCGGCCTTCGTTAACTGTCCTGATGCGGACATAACTGCTTTTTTGCCATCTATCCATGGGGAAATAAACGTGGGTAAACCATTCGATATATCTTTGCACTGCTTCCCCATTGCGGAGAAGGCATCAATAGCTCCCTTCGTTTTCCTGCTTATCTCACCACTGATATACCAACC from Dysgonomonas mossii encodes:
- a CDS encoding DUF4434 domain-containing protein — its product is MEADNRRDFLKKVALGGVSAMAIPAITSCRGSTSTDSKILEADTSIQSNLIVPKENGIRITGTFLDEISHDIPHQNWGEKEWDLDFRHMKNIGIDTVILIRSGYRKFITYPSKYLLKKGCYMPSVDLIDMYLRLADKYGMKFYFGLYDSGEYWDTGDLSSEIEHNKYVIDEVWESYGEKYKSFGGWYISGEISRKTKGAIDAFSAMGKQCKDISNGLPTFISPWIDGKKAVMSASGQLTKAESVSVQEHEKEWGEIFDGIKGSVDACAFQDGHIDYDELDAFFEVNKKLADKYGLKCWTNAETFDRDMPIKFLPIKFDKLRMKLEAAKRANYDKAITFEFSHFMSPQSAYLQAGHLYNRYKEYFDIK
- a CDS encoding discoidin domain-containing protein — its product is MKRLSILLLFITATFWLSAQQKTYCNPINIDYGYGPIPNFLTWGKHRATADPAIVNYKGDYYLFSTNQTGYWWSSDMSDWHFVSRHFLTQEAIDNTPNKWDDLCAPAAWVQGDSLCVFGSTYSRLFPIWVSTNPKGNEWSKAVERFDIGGWDPAFFIDDDERLYMYNGSSNVYPLYGIELNRSNFQPIGTRKELLLLDDERIGWHRFGEHMDNTFLKPFMEGAWMTKHNGKYYLQWGGPGTEFSHYGDGVAVSDGPLGYFEHVSLPLSMKAGGFIRGAGHGATFQDNWKNYWHTSTMVINVKNNFERRIGIWPAGFDNDDVMYCNTAFGDYPHYLPNGEADHLQSRFTGWMLLNYNKPVQVSSTLGAFYANNIVDENVKTYWSAQTANKGEWLISDLGQISTVHAIQINYADQDVELMGKQTGTYHQYMIYYSLDGKKWSVLIDKSKNQKDVPHDYVELAKPVEARYLKLENIHMPTGKFAISGFRAFGLGKGDKPKAVGDFIVLRSDMTDKRNGWLKWKPVDGAYAYNIYIGQEPDKLYNCVMVYNVNEYYYPGMDKTKPYYFAIEAINENGTSEWTRAQAL
- the bglX gene encoding beta-glucosidase BglX, which produces MKKLITTVLLGCTLIANAQQNQNTKMDRFIDDLMSKMTIEEKIGQLNLPGSGDIVTGQAKNSDIAGKIKKGLVGGLFNIKGVEKIKDVQRVAVEESRLGIPLIFGMDVIHGYETVFPIPLGLSCSWDMDAVEKSARIAAIEASADGICWTFSPMVDISRDPRWGRVSEGNGEDPYLGGQIAKAMVRGYQGVGDKTFTSNNQIMSCVKHYALYGAGEAGRDYNTVDMSRQRMYNEYFYPYQAAVEAGVGSVMASFNEVDGVPATGNKWLMTDVLRKQWGFNGFVVTDFTGINEMVDHGIGDLQTVSARALRAGIDMDMVGEGFLTTLKKSLDEGKITEANVNRACRLVLEAKYKLGLFTDPYKYCDVNRVKKEVYTPEHRALARKIAAESFVLLKNDNVLPLSKKGTIAVVGPLGNTRENMPGTWSVAADFNKATTVVDGLKAVVGNKANVVYAKGSNLTTDPVLEQRATLFGRDLQRDGRTEEELRNEALQIAKNADVIIAALGESSEYSGESSSRSEIGIPDIQQRLLKELLKTGKPVVLVLFTGRPLTLTWENENVPAILNVWFGGTEAAYAIGDVLFGDVNPSGKLTTTFPQNVGQIPLYYNHKNTGRPLADGKWFEKFRSNYLDVSNDPLYPFGFGLSYSKFDYSDVKLSSTQIDANGELMASVTVTNKSKVDGAEIVQLYIRDVVGSVTRPVKELKGFEKVFIKAGESKTVDFKITPEMLKFYDYDLNFVFEPGDFDVMIGGNSRDVKNARFTLK
- a CDS encoding glucoamylase family protein; protein product: MKIIQAIFVSGLALCLLNCANNKDKNVAVEASAISDEALIDTVQRKTFQYFWDGAEPMSGMARERFHVDGDYGKYDKNTVTSGGSGFGIMAIISGIERGYITRAQGLERFNKIIGFLEKADSFHGVFPHWWNGETGKVVGFSDKDNGGDLVETSFLFQGLLAVHQYYINGTHEEKALAARIDKLWKAVDWNWHRNGTNQLYWHWSPEHSWEMNFSIHGYNECLITFILAASSPTHGVPASVYEQGWGENGKIIGPHEVEGYKLNMRYQGTEVGPLFWAHYSFLGLDPRGLKDKYADYFEEMKNYTLINRAYCIRNPKGYKGYGDDCWGLTASYSVKGYAAHEPTERGDLGVITPTAALSSIVYTPEESMKVMRKLYSMRDKLMGPYGFYDAFSETDNWYPQKYLAIDQGTTVVMLENYRTELLWNLFMSHPDVQNGLKKLGYESPHLK
- the bglX gene encoding beta-glucosidase BglX, encoding MRLNWITSFALLCLLIFTGCGKDKDQRDAEVDKFVDDLLSRMTLEEKIGQTVLYTSGYDVITGPTVDPNYKEYLKKGMVGGIFNAVGADYTRSLQKIAVEETRLGIPLIFGYDVIHGQRTIFPIPFAESCSWDLEAMERSARIAASEATAEGINWIYAPMVDISRDPRWGRVAEGAGEDVYLGSLIAAARVKGFQGDNLSAVNTVVACVKHYAAYGATMAGRDYNTVDMSLNELWNTYLPPFKAALDAGCGTIMTSFNDLNGIPATGNKYLLKDILRDKWNFNGFVVTDYTSINEMIPHGYAKDEKHSAEIAMNTGVDMDMQGGVYMNHLKTLIDEGKVSEKDVTEAARAILKIKYKLGLFEDPYRYCDANREKTDILTPANKEAARDMARKSMVLLKNDKQILPLKENKRIALIGPLAKDKYEILGCWSAMGNRDTIPVSVYDGLVEAIGKDKMSYAKGCDIQSDDTKGFAEAVRVASASDVVVMVMGEFHNMSGENNSRTNLSLPGVQVDLLKAIKKTGKPVVLVLMNGRPLTINWEKDNLDAILEAWFPGTMGGAAIADVLTGKYNPSGKLTMTFPQNVGQIPLFYNHKNTGRPYDPNVPQFAYGSRYWDVSNEPLYPFGYGLSYTTFTYSDLTLSSKEITKDSPLKVSVKLTNSGEYDGEEVVQLYTRDLVGSVTRPVKELKVFKKVFLKAGESKVIDFTLSVNDLRFYNSQLEYVYEPGDFHLFVGGSSDTKLKTEFTLK
- a CDS encoding sugar porter family MFS transporter, with the translated sequence MNSSINIRYISFLSVVAALGGFLFGYDTAVISGTIAQVSAQFSLDSLSQGWYVGCALVGSILGVMSAGVLSDNFGRKRTLLVAAILFTISAFGCAISSDFDHLVIARIIGGIGIGVVSIISPLYISEISVAEYRGRLVSLYQLAVTVGFLGAYLVNYGLLNYSANGAEQLTNPTLYYIFHSEVWRGMLGMAAIPAILFFIVIFFIPESPRWLILKNKETKAKSILAHIYGSTESAIHEMNETKRVVGSETKANWRLLLKPGIMKAVLIGVAIAMLGQFMGVNAVLYYGPSIFESSGLSGDDSLFYQVIVGLVNMLTTILAIFIIDKVGRKKLVYYGVSGMIVSLLLIAFYFIKGNDLGISNIFLLVFFLAYIFFCAVSICAVIWVLLSEMYPIKVRGLAMSIAGFSLWIGTYLIGQLTPWFLDNLHPEGTFILFAVMCVPYILIVWKLVPETTGKTLEEIEKYWEN